One genomic window of Evansella cellulosilytica DSM 2522 includes the following:
- a CDS encoding aldo/keto reductase, which translates to MRKMKLGSSSLEVPVISVGCMRINSLEKPAAERFVQTAIEHGANFFDHADIYGGGSCEEIFADAVSMSDDVREKMILQSKCGIRDGMFDFSKEHILHSVDGILKRLNTDYLDILLLHRPDTLVEPEEVAEAFDQLESAGKVRHFGVSNQNPMQIELLKKYVKQPIVANQLQLSITNTTMMDSGFNVNMENDAAVNRDGSILDYCRLHDITIQPWSPFQYGFFEGVFLNNEKFPELNQKINEIAVKYEVSNTTIAIAWILRHPAKMQPVIGTTNEERLKDCIKASEINLTREEWYSIYRAAGNVLP; encoded by the coding sequence ATGAGAAAGATGAAGCTCGGAAGTAGTTCGTTAGAGGTGCCAGTTATTTCTGTTGGCTGCATGCGTATTAATTCACTTGAAAAACCTGCGGCAGAACGCTTTGTACAAACAGCGATAGAGCATGGTGCAAACTTTTTTGATCACGCCGATATATATGGTGGTGGTAGCTGTGAGGAGATCTTTGCCGATGCTGTTAGTATGAGCGACGATGTCCGTGAAAAAATGATACTGCAATCAAAATGTGGTATTCGTGACGGCATGTTTGATTTTTCAAAAGAACACATCTTACACTCTGTTGATGGCATTTTAAAACGCCTTAATACAGATTACTTAGACATTCTTCTTCTTCACCGTCCAGACACTTTAGTGGAGCCAGAAGAAGTTGCTGAAGCGTTTGATCAGCTTGAAAGTGCTGGAAAAGTACGTCATTTCGGTGTGTCAAATCAAAATCCGATGCAAATAGAGCTGTTGAAAAAATATGTAAAACAACCTATCGTAGCAAATCAGCTACAATTGAGTATTACAAACACTACAATGATGGATAGTGGCTTTAATGTAAATATGGAAAATGATGCAGCAGTGAATCGTGATGGCAGTATATTAGATTATTGCAGACTACACGATATTACAATTCAACCATGGTCTCCCTTCCAATATGGCTTCTTTGAAGGTGTGTTCTTAAATAACGAGAAGTTCCCGGAGCTGAATCAAAAAATTAATGAGATTGCTGTGAAGTATGAGGTAAGCAATACAACAATTGCCATCGCTTGGATATTACGTCATCCTGCAAAAATGCAGCCTGTCATTGGAACGACGAACGAGGAGCGTCTAAAGGATTGTATTAAAGCGAGTGAAATAAACTTGACTCGTGAGGAATGGTATAGCATTTATCGTGCTGCAGGAAACGTACTTCCTTAA
- a CDS encoding CueP family metal-binding protein yields MKRNFYFVFIGIIVVGLVSYFSLNNGESTTEGEASNIKELVHDYSTGNVGGNEVASITSHELIVTDSDQKETIYDLPADEFFVSIAPYVTETHPCAIHSLTGCQGELANAEFDIYIEDEEGNVILDEAVTSLENGFIDLWLPRDKTYHSIITFDGKTVESEFSTFEGDNTCITTMQLM; encoded by the coding sequence ATGAAAAGGAATTTTTACTTTGTATTTATAGGGATAATTGTGGTTGGATTAGTGTCTTATTTTTCACTTAATAATGGTGAAAGTACTACGGAAGGTGAGGCGTCTAACATAAAGGAGTTAGTTCATGATTACAGCACTGGAAACGTAGGGGGAAATGAGGTAGCATCGATTACTTCTCATGAATTGATCGTAACGGATAGCGATCAAAAAGAAACCATTTATGATCTGCCGGCCGATGAATTTTTTGTTTCGATTGCACCTTATGTTACAGAAACTCACCCATGTGCAATTCACAGCTTAACTGGATGCCAAGGTGAACTTGCAAATGCTGAATTTGACATATACATTGAGGATGAGGAAGGGAACGTTATTTTGGATGAAGCGGTAACTTCTCTTGAAAATGGATTTATTGATCTTTGGCTTCCGAGAGACAAAACGTATCACTCCATCATTACATTTGATGGGAAAACTGTTGAATCTGAATTTTCTACTTTTGAAGGCGATAATACGTGTATTACAACGATGCAATTAATGTAA
- a CDS encoding ion transporter has product MGVLGTLRTNVGKMVEHKHFQMLIIGIILLNGLIIIVETYARGNDLLLIFDQIIVWIFVLEMVLKLFGLGTKRYFSDGWNIFDFSIVVASIAFYATPFVSVLRLIRVLRLIRMIPAIPALRKIIDALMKSIPALTGVLGLCMLIFTIYAIIGTTFFSDVLDYEFFGSFHTSLFTLMQVVTFESWASQVARPIINEVPWAWFYFVSFIIIGALVILNLVVAVILNYLGQEDEEVREEQMERLYKENRELKEDIQEIKQMLLSKK; this is encoded by the coding sequence ATGGGGGTTTTAGGCACACTTAGAACGAACGTAGGTAAAATGGTAGAACATAAGCACTTCCAAATGTTAATCATCGGTATAATCTTATTAAATGGATTAATTATTATTGTGGAAACTTATGCTAGGGGAAACGATTTACTTCTAATTTTTGATCAAATTATAGTCTGGATTTTTGTACTTGAAATGGTTTTAAAGCTATTTGGACTTGGTACAAAGCGTTATTTCTCGGATGGTTGGAATATTTTCGATTTTAGTATAGTCGTAGCAAGTATTGCGTTTTATGCAACGCCATTCGTAAGTGTGTTGAGACTAATTAGAGTGTTACGTCTAATTAGGATGATTCCGGCAATTCCTGCACTTAGAAAAATCATAGATGCACTTATGAAATCAATTCCTGCTTTAACAGGCGTTTTAGGACTATGTATGCTCATATTTACTATATATGCAATTATCGGGACAACTTTTTTTAGTGATGTATTAGATTACGAGTTCTTCGGAAGCTTTCATACATCCTTATTCACATTAATGCAGGTAGTAACTTTTGAATCATGGGCAAGTCAAGTGGCAAGGCCAATTATTAACGAAGTTCCATGGGCATGGTTTTACTTTGTATCATTCATCATCATTGGAGCACTTGTTATCTTGAACCTTGTGGTTGCGGTAATATTGAACTATTTAGGTCAAGAGGACGAAGAGGTTCGTGAAGAACAAATGGAGCGCCTTTATAAGGAAAACCGTGAGTTAAAAGAAGATATTCAAGAAATTAAGCAAATGCTTTTAAGTAAAAAATAA
- a CDS encoding SLC13 family permease, producing MISEMQLVFLILAITTICFLVPRFRADLVAAIALLSLLLTGLITVPEAFAGFSNTVVIMVAALFIVGEGVFQSGLAQKAGNLLIKTTKNSEWKLTVFMLILVAVLSGFISNTGTVAILLPVVVSLCRQMQLHPGKLLIPLAFASSMGGALTLIGTAPNLIASESLQDAGYGALNFFTFTPIGLIMLLVGIIYLWFVGRKMLDKPIDKRAGESEKFNAGELVDQYGLTDHIFSVKIPEGNELIGKSIKELRLPSTYSLMMLEVIKKESKSFKRLTGSRQAHPISVEPTYVIEADDIFVVYGEGEAVERLMSDTGALPVKNATHKIEESHLAEVILTPQSRLINKTIREVNFREKYGLTVLAMKHQFEDARRFSDEETLLYGDAILVHGNWKEINLLSAEKNDTVVLKSAAEDTELTNQTHKSWIAGFILLGMLLAMVFEWVPAVVAIVVAAVLMVLTDCVRQTDQAYQSINWQTVILIACMLPMATALENTGGVTFISEGLIGSLGVIGPLAVLAGLYAITSLFSQFISNTATAVLLFPVAILTAEQMGVSPIPMVMAVAFSSSMAFATPVATPPNAMVMAAGKYTFLDFIKVGIPLQILIALVAILLLPMFFPF from the coding sequence ATGATTTCAGAAATGCAATTAGTTTTTCTCATATTAGCAATTACTACAATATGCTTTTTAGTGCCACGATTTAGGGCTGACCTTGTTGCAGCAATTGCCCTACTTTCTTTACTGCTAACTGGACTTATTACAGTTCCAGAAGCATTTGCTGGGTTTTCCAATACTGTCGTAATTATGGTAGCCGCATTATTTATCGTTGGTGAAGGGGTTTTTCAAAGTGGACTAGCACAAAAGGCTGGTAATTTACTCATTAAAACGACGAAAAATAGTGAGTGGAAATTAACGGTGTTTATGCTCATATTAGTCGCCGTTCTGAGTGGATTTATTAGTAATACTGGAACAGTAGCAATTCTTCTTCCAGTTGTCGTTAGCTTGTGCAGGCAAATGCAGCTTCACCCTGGTAAGCTATTAATACCTTTAGCTTTTGCCAGTAGTATGGGGGGAGCTTTAACACTAATCGGTACAGCTCCTAACTTAATCGCAAGCGAAAGTTTACAGGATGCTGGGTACGGTGCGCTTAACTTTTTCACATTTACGCCTATTGGGCTTATCATGCTTTTAGTAGGTATCATTTACTTATGGTTTGTTGGACGCAAAATGCTCGATAAGCCAATCGATAAAAGAGCAGGAGAGTCCGAGAAGTTTAATGCTGGTGAACTTGTTGATCAATATGGTCTTACAGATCATATTTTTTCAGTCAAAATACCTGAAGGAAATGAGTTAATTGGTAAATCAATTAAAGAACTCCGATTACCAAGTACTTACAGTTTAATGATGTTAGAAGTAATAAAAAAAGAATCAAAATCTTTCAAACGCCTTACAGGAAGTAGACAAGCTCACCCTATATCCGTTGAACCTACTTATGTCATCGAAGCTGACGACATATTTGTTGTTTATGGAGAAGGAGAAGCGGTTGAAAGGTTAATGTCTGATACTGGTGCACTTCCTGTGAAAAACGCGACACATAAAATTGAAGAATCTCATCTCGCTGAAGTTATTCTAACACCACAATCGCGATTAATTAATAAAACGATAAGAGAAGTTAACTTTAGAGAAAAGTATGGATTGACCGTATTGGCAATGAAGCATCAGTTTGAAGATGCCAGAAGGTTTTCGGATGAAGAAACGTTATTATATGGAGATGCTATCCTTGTTCATGGTAATTGGAAAGAAATCAACCTTTTATCTGCCGAAAAAAATGACACTGTCGTTTTAAAGTCTGCTGCAGAAGATACGGAGCTTACAAATCAAACGCATAAAAGCTGGATTGCAGGATTTATTTTGTTAGGAATGTTACTGGCAATGGTTTTTGAATGGGTACCTGCAGTTGTTGCTATTGTTGTTGCTGCTGTACTCATGGTATTAACCGACTGTGTACGCCAAACTGATCAAGCTTATCAATCAATTAACTGGCAAACGGTTATTTTGATCGCCTGTATGCTCCCGATGGCCACCGCTTTAGAAAACACAGGTGGAGTTACCTTCATATCAGAAGGGCTCATAGGAAGTCTCGGTGTCATCGGACCACTAGCTGTACTAGCTGGACTATACGCAATCACTTCTTTATTCAGTCAATTTATTAGTAATACTGCCACAGCTGTTTTGCTATTCCCTGTAGCTATCTTAACTGCGGAGCAAATGGGCGTTAGCCCTATACCTATGGTGATGGCAGTTGCGTTTTCATCAAGCATGGCATTTGCAACACCAGTTGCGACACCACCAAATGCAATGGTTATGGCAGCAGGAAAATATACCTTCCTTGACTTTATTAAAGTAGGTATTCCACTTCAAATACTAATTGCATTAGTCGCTATACTACTGCTTCCAATGTTTTTTCCATTTTAA
- a CDS encoding DUF3994 domain-containing protein, which translates to MKKLFVYLLITCIFTIGCSAEETESQDEIDEVIENEEQEFEQLSKEEYVETIGELQQKMQKELEEWVVISHDYSSNTYVEQNQQQIDVLLSVVEKYKELAAPEEFAEVQSYYVKGMNLFEEGFGLYMDMLRNRDESLEETTNTTLKDGQDHWNYAFLLLSLKEPIPMGDGTITTDDMMSLDRLAGMDIESVINNISKDGSELVGKWGFYYDDESFNVSIILHSDGSYEGYPNDAYPDDSNAMKGTWYYNYLVQELVISNDEYFEDGESIEPPRPNMIMEIQSFVDGELLMMDKESLNSFLYVQEGEIRQDRPTSEKESDESIVNSDGEIARDSSYETLIGTWSYMNLDHDEYRAIYIPDRGDGYYMIRTPDLNVNFFGEWNYDEESSILTFSINNYDLERGEFSGQTDQLTFHIHSQGESELEVEESGNTFILEKDF; encoded by the coding sequence TTGAAAAAATTATTTGTGTACTTACTTATTACTTGTATTTTTACAATAGGATGTAGTGCTGAAGAAACGGAGAGTCAAGATGAAATTGATGAGGTTATAGAAAATGAAGAACAAGAATTTGAGCAATTATCTAAGGAGGAGTATGTCGAAACAATAGGTGAGCTGCAGCAAAAAATGCAGAAGGAACTTGAGGAATGGGTTGTTATTTCCCATGACTATTCATCTAATACGTATGTCGAGCAAAATCAGCAACAAATAGATGTCCTTTTATCGGTTGTAGAAAAATATAAGGAACTAGCGGCTCCAGAGGAATTTGCTGAAGTGCAATCTTATTATGTAAAAGGCATGAATTTGTTTGAAGAAGGGTTTGGCTTATATATGGATATGCTAAGAAATCGTGATGAGAGCCTTGAAGAAACAACTAATACTACCTTGAAGGATGGCCAGGACCATTGGAACTATGCTTTTCTATTACTTTCTTTAAAGGAACCTATCCCTATGGGAGATGGAACAATTACGACTGATGATATGATGAGTTTAGATAGACTTGCTGGAATGGATATAGAAAGTGTAATAAATAATATATCGAAAGACGGTAGTGAGTTAGTTGGTAAATGGGGCTTTTATTATGATGATGAATCATTTAATGTCTCTATTATTTTACATAGTGATGGTTCGTATGAAGGCTATCCAAATGATGCGTACCCAGATGATAGTAATGCAATGAAAGGGACATGGTACTACAACTACTTAGTACAGGAATTAGTGATTAGTAACGATGAGTATTTCGAGGATGGAGAATCTATAGAACCACCAAGACCTAATATGATAATGGAAATCCAATCGTTTGTAGATGGGGAATTACTTATGATGGATAAAGAATCACTTAATAGTTTCCTTTACGTTCAAGAAGGAGAAATACGACAAGATAGACCAACTAGTGAAAAAGAGAGTGATGAATCTATAGTAAATAGTGATGGAGAAATTGCACGTGACAGTTCTTATGAGACGCTCATCGGAACATGGAGCTACATGAATCTTGATCATGACGAATATCGTGCCATTTATATTCCTGATAGAGGGGACGGATACTATATGATAAGGACACCAGACTTAAATGTTAATTTTTTTGGAGAGTGGAATTATGATGAAGAGAGCAGTATCCTGACTTTTAGTATAAACAATTATGATTTAGAAAGAGGAGAGTTTTCCGGACAAACCGATCAACTTACATTTCATATTCATTCTCAGGGTGAGTCTGAATTAGAGGTTGAGGAGAGCGGGAACACATTTATTTTGGAAAAAGATTTTTAA
- the nspC gene encoding carboxynorspermidine decarboxylase, with protein sequence MRFEELPTPCYVVDEALVEKNLKILNGVMARTGCKIVLAQKAFSMTAMYPLIGEYLNGTTASGLFEARLGHEEMGKENHVFAPAYRDDEIDEIISICDHIIFNSFSQLDKFKDKALQAGKKVGLRINPECSTQVGHEIYDPCASGSRFGVTKKHFRPDLLDGVSGLHFHTLCQQNSDDLETTLHAVEEKFGEWLPQMEWINFGGGHHITREDYDIPLLEKCIKRMQENYGLSVYLEPGEAVALDAGYMITTVLDTHQNGMDIAILDTSASCHMPDVLEMPYRPPLFNSGETGEKPFTYRLGGQTCLAGDVIGDYSFDKPLQSGDRLVFGDMAIYSMVKNTTFNGMPLPAIAIKAKDGDCHIVQQFGYQDFKMRLG encoded by the coding sequence ATGCGTTTTGAGGAATTACCGACACCGTGTTATGTAGTAGACGAAGCACTAGTGGAAAAAAACTTAAAGATACTAAATGGTGTTATGGCACGAACTGGCTGTAAAATTGTGTTAGCACAAAAAGCATTCTCCATGACTGCTATGTATCCGTTAATCGGAGAATATTTAAATGGCACTACTGCTAGTGGTCTATTTGAAGCTCGTCTCGGGCATGAAGAAATGGGCAAAGAAAATCATGTCTTTGCCCCTGCCTATCGGGATGATGAAATAGATGAGATCATCTCCATCTGTGACCATATTATTTTTAATTCTTTTTCACAGTTAGACAAGTTTAAAGATAAAGCACTTCAAGCTGGAAAAAAAGTAGGCTTACGCATTAACCCTGAATGTTCAACACAAGTCGGTCATGAAATATATGACCCTTGTGCTTCTGGTTCCCGCTTTGGTGTAACTAAGAAGCATTTTCGTCCCGATTTACTTGATGGCGTATCAGGGCTACACTTTCACACGCTTTGTCAGCAAAACTCTGACGACTTAGAAACTACACTTCACGCAGTCGAAGAAAAATTTGGGGAGTGGCTACCACAAATGGAATGGATCAACTTTGGTGGCGGTCACCACATTACGAGAGAAGATTATGATATTCCATTACTAGAAAAATGTATAAAAAGAATGCAAGAAAATTACGGTTTATCCGTATACCTTGAACCAGGAGAAGCAGTAGCACTTGATGCTGGTTACATGATTACTACCGTGCTTGATACACATCAAAATGGAATGGATATTGCTATTTTAGACACTTCCGCATCGTGTCACATGCCAGACGTGTTAGAAATGCCGTACCGACCTCCTCTATTTAATTCAGGAGAGACTGGGGAAAAACCGTTCACATATCGTCTTGGTGGGCAGACATGTCTTGCAGGAGACGTGATAGGTGATTATTCTTTTGATAAGCCTTTACAAAGTGGCGACCGATTAGTCTTTGGAGATATGGCTATTTATTCAATGGTCAAAAATACTACTTTTAACGGTATGCCGCTTCCAGCTATTGCAATTAAAGCGAAAGACGGCGATTGTCACATCGTCCAACAATTTGGCTATCAAGATTTTAAAATGCGATTAGGCTAA
- a CDS encoding saccharopine dehydrogenase family protein, whose translation MGKALIIGCGGVATVAIHKCVQNSEVFEEICIASRTKSKCDDLKAKLDGGKTKITTAQVDANNVDELIALIEEVKPDVVMNLALPYQDLTIMDACLATKTNYLDTANYEPEDTAKFEYKWQWDYRERFEKAGITALLGSGFDPGVTGVFSAYALKHHFDEIEYIDILDCNAGDHGYPFATNFNPEINIREVSANGRYWENGEWIETKPMEIKRTYNFPEVGEKDMYLLYHEELESLAVNIPGIKRIRFFMTFGESYLTHLKCLENVGLTSIEPIEYEGKEIIPLQFLKALLPDPASLGPRTKGKTNIGCIFKGKKDGKDKTYYVYNVCDHEACFQEVGSQAVSYTTGVPAMIGAMMLMNGTWNKPGVYNIEEFDPDPFMEALNKWGLPWQESFDPELVDAEPIKEPEYSK comes from the coding sequence ATGGGAAAAGCACTTATTATTGGTTGTGGTGGCGTAGCAACAGTTGCGATCCACAAATGCGTTCAAAACAGTGAGGTTTTCGAGGAGATTTGTATTGCAAGTCGTACGAAATCAAAATGTGATGACCTAAAAGCGAAACTAGACGGTGGAAAAACAAAAATTACAACGGCACAGGTAGATGCGAATAATGTAGACGAGTTAATTGCATTAATCGAAGAAGTGAAGCCTGATGTTGTGATGAACTTAGCTTTACCTTATCAAGATTTAACAATTATGGATGCGTGCTTAGCAACGAAAACAAATTATTTAGATACTGCTAATTACGAGCCAGAAGATACAGCGAAGTTTGAATACAAATGGCAGTGGGATTATCGCGAACGCTTCGAAAAAGCTGGGATTACAGCTCTTCTAGGTTCAGGCTTTGATCCAGGTGTTACTGGCGTATTCTCTGCCTATGCGTTAAAACATCATTTTGATGAGATTGAATATATAGATATTCTCGATTGTAATGCGGGCGATCACGGCTATCCTTTTGCAACAAACTTCAATCCTGAAATCAACATTCGCGAAGTATCTGCCAATGGACGTTACTGGGAAAATGGTGAATGGATTGAAACAAAGCCTATGGAAATTAAGCGTACGTACAACTTCCCTGAAGTCGGCGAAAAGGATATGTATCTTCTGTATCATGAAGAGCTTGAATCTTTAGCAGTAAATATTCCTGGTATCAAGAGAATTCGTTTCTTTATGACATTCGGTGAGAGCTACCTCACACATTTAAAGTGTCTCGAAAATGTTGGCTTAACATCTATCGAGCCAATTGAGTATGAAGGAAAAGAAATCATTCCACTTCAATTTTTAAAAGCGTTACTTCCTGATCCAGCTTCATTAGGTCCACGTACGAAAGGGAAAACGAACATCGGTTGTATTTTTAAAGGGAAAAAGGACGGAAAAGACAAAACGTATTATGTCTATAATGTATGCGACCATGAGGCATGCTTCCAAGAGGTTGGCTCTCAAGCAGTTTCTTATACGACTGGTGTACCAGCAATGATCGGTGCAATGATGCTCATGAATGGCACTTGGAATAAACCTGGCGTATACAACATTGAAGAATTCGATCCAGATCCATTCATGGAAGCACTAAATAAATGGGGCCTACCTTGGCAAGAAAGTTTTGATCCAGAGCTTGTTGATGCAGAGCCTATTAAAGAGCCGGAGTATAGTAAATAA
- a CDS encoding aldo/keto reductase: MKQRVLGSTGKTISEIGLGSWQLGNAKDWDVMSEKEGIELVHHALSLGCNFFDTAPNYGLGKSEEILGKALKGKRNEVIISSKFGHQDDGSINFDPHEIENSVHKSLKRLQTDYLDTLLLHNPPFEYLNGGSHHFEVLEKLKREGKILSYGASVDSSKEMFQVIETTNSQVMEVMFNIFHQETSEAFKAAKENGIGLIIKVPLDSGWLSGKYGSNSTFTDIRRRWSKDIIERRTNMLKEIKKIVDPSQSLTQSALQFILAHEEVSTIIPGAKNIIQLNENVSASQGMMDETKVEQLKSLWKKHLQNNSLPW; the protein is encoded by the coding sequence ATGAAACAACGGGTACTCGGAAGCACTGGCAAGACAATTTCTGAAATTGGACTAGGTTCTTGGCAGCTAGGGAATGCGAAAGATTGGGATGTCATGTCTGAAAAGGAGGGCATCGAACTTGTACACCATGCATTAAGCCTAGGGTGTAACTTTTTCGATACCGCGCCAAATTATGGTTTAGGAAAGAGCGAAGAAATACTCGGAAAAGCATTAAAAGGTAAACGGAATGAGGTAATCATTAGTAGTAAATTCGGTCATCAAGATGATGGCAGCATTAATTTTGATCCTCATGAAATAGAAAACTCTGTTCATAAAAGTTTAAAAAGACTCCAAACAGATTATCTGGATACACTTCTTTTACATAATCCACCGTTTGAATACTTAAATGGAGGTAGTCATCATTTTGAGGTGCTTGAGAAGTTAAAAAGGGAAGGGAAGATACTATCTTACGGTGCCTCTGTAGATTCGAGCAAAGAGATGTTTCAAGTAATCGAAACGACAAACAGTCAAGTGATGGAAGTCATGTTCAATATTTTTCACCAAGAGACGAGTGAAGCGTTTAAAGCTGCAAAGGAAAATGGGATTGGTCTCATTATTAAGGTGCCGTTAGACTCTGGATGGCTCTCTGGTAAATATGGATCAAATAGCACCTTTACTGATATAAGAAGAAGGTGGAGCAAAGATATTATTGAAAGAAGAACAAACATGCTTAAGGAGATAAAGAAAATCGTAGATCCGAGCCAAAGTCTGACACAAAGCGCACTCCAATTTATCCTTGCTCATGAGGAGGTATCAACCATTATTCCAGGAGCAAAAAATATCATACAGTTAAATGAAAATGTTTCAGCAAGCCAAGGTATGATGGACGAAACTAAAGTGGAACAGCTAAAATCACTTTGGAAAAAGCACTTACAAAATAATAGCCTTCCATGGTAA